A section of the Rhodobacteraceae bacterium M382 genome encodes:
- the nagZ gene encoding beta-N-acetylhexosaminidase, which produces MRYGATILDATGLRLTAEEKALFRDARPFGFILFARNIDNADQVRALCDDFREASGHDCLITIDQEGGRVQRLRPPLARQWLPPLDHVERSGAGAERAMYLRYRLIADELRGLGIDSNCAPMADLANEDTHSFLRNRCYGDSAERVAALARAAAQGHLDGGVLPVLKHIPGHGRATADSHFDLPHVAATAKTLDQTDFAAFRALNDLPLGMTAHLVYDAIDPAPATLSAPVMGMIRDQIGFDGLIMTDDISMKALSGSLMDLSRAALTAGCDVILHCNGSFDERVETIQAAGEMTDLAQARAERALAWRKPPAALDIGAAETELSALMGGQVYG; this is translated from the coding sequence ATGCGGTACGGAGCCACCATACTTGACGCAACTGGGCTGAGGCTGACGGCCGAGGAAAAGGCCCTGTTCCGTGATGCACGGCCGTTTGGGTTTATCCTGTTTGCGCGCAATATCGACAATGCCGATCAGGTGCGTGCCCTGTGTGACGATTTCCGCGAGGCATCGGGCCATGACTGTCTGATCACGATTGATCAAGAAGGCGGACGGGTCCAGCGCCTGCGCCCGCCATTGGCGCGACAGTGGTTACCGCCCTTGGATCACGTAGAGCGGTCCGGCGCTGGCGCAGAGCGCGCCATGTATCTTCGTTATCGCCTGATTGCCGATGAGCTGAGAGGCCTGGGCATCGACAGCAATTGCGCACCCATGGCGGATCTGGCCAATGAGGATACCCATTCATTTTTGCGCAACCGCTGTTATGGCGACAGCGCCGAACGGGTTGCAGCTTTGGCCCGTGCCGCCGCGCAGGGACATCTGGACGGCGGTGTGTTGCCTGTTCTGAAACATATTCCCGGACACGGTCGTGCCACCGCGGACAGTCATTTTGATTTACCCCATGTGGCGGCAACGGCCAAAACCCTGGATCAGACGGATTTTGCGGCCTTTCGCGCCCTCAATGACCTGCCGTTGGGAATGACCGCACATCTGGTGTATGACGCGATCGACCCGGCCCCTGCGACCCTGTCGGCACCTGTCATGGGGATGATCCGGGATCAGATCGGCTTTGACGGGCTGATCATGACCGATGACATTTCGATGAAAGCGCTGAGTGGGTCGCTCATGGATTTGTCGCGCGCGGCGTTGACGGCGGGATGCGATGTGATCCTGCATTGCAACGGCAGCTTTGATGAGCGGGTCGAGACGATCCAGGCAGCAGGCGAGATGACAGATCTGGCACAGGCACGGGCCGAACGGGCGCTGGCCTGGCGCAAACCGCCCGCTGCGCTTGACATTGGGGCGGCCGAGACGGAACTATCTGCCCTTATGGGCGGACAGGTGTATGGCTGA
- a CDS encoding segregation/condensation protein A: MAENLFDDTTQTVEERLAAEALIVDVDGFEGPLDVLLMLSRTQKVDLRKISVLDLARQYLAFVEKAKELRIELAADYLVMAAWLAFLKSRLLLPPDPTEEGPSGEELAAHLAFQLERLQAMRDSAARLMGRDRLGRDFFTRGQAEDVTRIRTVTYTATLLDLMQAYARIRTKDEFRPFVMDRDSIFTMEQALNRMRGLIGFSGGWTDILSYLPDGWHADPVRRRSATASTFAASLELVKEGRLEIRQTDTFEPIQLRKTKEDGQ; encoded by the coding sequence ATGGCTGAGAACCTTTTTGACGACACGACACAGACGGTCGAAGAACGCCTGGCTGCCGAGGCGCTGATCGTTGATGTGGATGGGTTCGAGGGGCCGCTTGATGTGTTGCTGATGCTGTCACGCACGCAAAAGGTGGATCTGCGAAAAATCTCGGTGCTGGACCTGGCGCGACAATATCTGGCCTTTGTCGAAAAGGCCAAGGAACTGCGGATCGAATTGGCCGCTGATTACCTGGTGATGGCGGCCTGGCTGGCATTTTTGAAATCACGCCTTCTGTTACCACCGGATCCGACCGAAGAAGGGCCGTCAGGCGAGGAATTGGCGGCACATCTGGCATTTCAGCTGGAGCGGCTTCAGGCGATGCGGGACAGCGCCGCGCGTTTGATGGGGCGGGATCGGTTGGGGCGTGATTTCTTTACCCGTGGTCAGGCCGAAGACGTGACACGCATTCGCACGGTGACCTATACCGCGACATTGCTGGATCTGATGCAGGCCTATGCCCGAATTCGGACCAAGGATGAATTTCGTCCTTTTGTCATGGATCGGGATTCGATTTTCACGATGGAGCAGGCTTTGAACCGGATGCGGGGGCTGATCGGGTTTTCGGGCGGGTGGACAGATATTCTCAGCTATCTTCCGGATGGGTGGCACGCCGATCCCGTCCGGCGACGGTCAGCCACGGCGTCAACCTTTGCCGCCTCCCTGGAGTTGGTCAAGGAAGGCCGTTTGGAAATTCGCCAGACCGACACGTTTGAACCCATCCAGCTGCGCAAGACAAAGGAAGACGGGCAGTGA
- the scpB gene encoding SMC-Scp complex subunit ScpB, whose translation MVEAVLFASSEPVSIRDLQKRMPHGCDVRAAVEHLRKRYEGRGVHVVRIGDTWAMRTAPDLGFLMQKETVETRKLSRAAVETLAIIAYHQPVTRAEIEEIRGVSVSRGTIDQLLEMEWIRLGRRKMTPGRPVTFVVTPEFLDHFGLESARDLPGLKELRAAGLLENRPPPGLIPSGVSHDDEDDEDEDQPELFEE comes from the coding sequence ATGGTCGAAGCCGTATTGTTCGCCAGTTCCGAGCCGGTGTCGATCCGGGATCTGCAGAAACGTATGCCGCATGGCTGCGATGTTCGTGCCGCTGTGGAACATCTGCGCAAACGATATGAAGGGCGAGGGGTGCATGTGGTTCGGATCGGGGACACCTGGGCCATGCGCACGGCACCCGATCTGGGTTTTCTGATGCAGAAGGAAACAGTGGAGACCCGCAAGCTTTCGCGTGCCGCTGTCGAAACGCTTGCCATCATTGCCTATCATCAACCTGTGACACGCGCCGAAATAGAAGAGATCCGGGGCGTGTCCGTGTCCCGCGGGACCATTGATCAGCTGTTGGAAATGGAGTGGATCCGATTGGGGCGGCGCAAGATGACGCCGGGACGTCCGGTGACATTTGTCGTGACGCCCGAATTTCTGGATCATTTTGGGTTGGAAAGCGCCCGCGATCTACCCGGCCTCAAGGAATTGCGTGCGGCGGGGCTGCTCGAAAATAGACCACCTCCGGGTTTGATCCCATCGGGTGTTTCACATGACGACGAAGATGACGAAGACGAGGATCAGCCGGAACTTTTTGAAGAATGA
- a CDS encoding 2'-deoxycytidine 5'-triphosphate deaminase, producing MTGVLPSQVLESMIISGEILASPAIDPAQIQPASLDLRLGTIAYRVRASFLAGHGQSVSARLDEFEMHRIDLSQGAVLEKGCVYVVPLMESLALPDDISAVANAKSSTGRLDLLTRTITDGGEEFDRIRPGYTGPLFAEICPRSFSVLVRPGMRLNQIRFRTGQAVLDDDTLRAVHAQTPLVDGPAVIQDGLGFSVDLRLPGSTLVGYRAKPHTGVIDLDRIGAYDAADYWENVHSDDGRIILDPGAFYILVSREAVHIPPQYAAEMAPYLAMVGEFRVHYAGFFDPGFGHDAVGGTGSRGVLEVRCHEAPFVLEHGQIVGRLVYEKMSEVPQQLYGSGIASNYQGQGLKLSKHFKNPS from the coding sequence ATGACAGGCGTTCTTCCCAGCCAAGTCCTTGAAAGCATGATCATATCCGGCGAAATCTTAGCCTCGCCAGCGATAGATCCCGCACAGATTCAACCCGCCAGCCTGGACCTGCGCTTGGGTACGATTGCCTATCGTGTCCGTGCCTCTTTCCTTGCGGGGCACGGTCAAAGCGTCTCTGCACGGCTGGACGAGTTCGAAATGCACCGCATAGATCTGAGCCAGGGTGCCGTGCTGGAAAAAGGCTGTGTCTATGTGGTTCCGCTGATGGAATCCCTGGCTCTGCCGGACGACATTTCAGCGGTCGCGAACGCCAAAAGCTCGACAGGGCGATTGGATTTGCTGACCCGTACAATCACCGATGGTGGCGAAGAATTCGACCGAATTCGTCCTGGATACACTGGACCATTGTTTGCGGAAATCTGCCCCCGCTCCTTTTCGGTGCTGGTGCGTCCCGGAATGCGTCTGAACCAGATCCGGTTTCGGACAGGCCAGGCGGTGCTGGATGACGACACGTTGCGGGCCGTACACGCCCAGACCCCGCTGGTTGACGGCCCGGCTGTCATACAGGACGGTTTGGGCTTTTCGGTGGATCTGCGTTTGCCTGGGTCCACTCTGGTTGGCTATCGCGCGAAACCACATACCGGCGTTATCGACCTGGATCGGATCGGGGCCTATGACGCAGCGGATTATTGGGAAAATGTACACAGCGATGATGGCAGGATTATCCTGGACCCCGGTGCGTTCTACATTCTCGTCAGCCGCGAGGCCGTGCATATCCCCCCCCAATACGCCGCAGAAATGGCCCCCTATCTGGCCATGGTCGGTGAATTTAGGGTGCATTACGCAGGGTTCTTTGACCCCGGGTTTGGGCATGATGCGGTCGGAGGCACCGGGTCGCGCGGCGTGCTCGAAGTGCGCTGCCACGAAGCGCCATTTGTCCTTGAACATGGCCAGATTGTCGGCCGGTTGGTCTATGAAAAGATGTCCGAGGTACCACAGCAACTATATGGATCTGGCATTGCCTCGAATTATCAGGGCCAAGGTCTGAAACTGTCCAAACACTTTAAGAACCCATCGTAA
- the ihfA gene encoding integration host factor subunit alpha yields the protein MGEKTLTRMDLSEAVFREVGLSRNESAQLVESMLQHMSDALVKGEQVKISSFGTFSVRDKSARVGRNPKTGEEVPIQPRRVLTFRPSHLMKDRVAAGNKT from the coding sequence ATGGGTGAAAAAACACTTACACGTATGGATTTGAGCGAAGCGGTTTTCAGAGAAGTGGGGTTGTCCCGCAATGAAAGCGCTCAATTGGTAGAAAGCATGTTGCAACACATGTCAGACGCTTTGGTAAAGGGTGAACAGGTCAAGATTTCGTCCTTTGGCACCTTTAGCGTTCGGGATAAATCGGCCCGTGTTGGCCGCAATCCCAAGACCGGCGAAGAGGTTCCTATTCAGCCACGCCGGGTTCTGACGTTCCGTCCTTCTCATCTGATGAAGGATCGTGTTGCCGCCGGTAACAAGACTTAA
- a CDS encoding ketoacyl-ACP synthase III, which yields MTRRAVVTGVGHYLPERVVPNSEFETTLETSDEWIRSRSGIERRHFAATGQTTSDLATRAARAALDDAGLGPDDVDAIVLATSTADLTFPSAATMVQAQLGMTRGFAFDVQAVCAGFVYALTNANALILSGQADRVLVIGAETFSRIMDWTDRSTCVLFGDGAGALLIEAQDAAGTTDDRGILSTDLNSDGRHKDLLYVDGGVSTNTTGHLRMQGNQVFRHAVEKLAKTAETALTKVGLNNADVDWIVPHQANIRIIQGTAKKMGLPMDKVIVTVQDHGNTSAASIPLALSVGKQNGQIKQNDLIVTEAIGGGLAWGAVVLRW from the coding sequence ATGACACGACGTGCGGTGGTTACTGGGGTTGGACATTACCTGCCTGAACGGGTCGTCCCGAACAGCGAATTTGAAACCACCCTGGAGACCAGCGACGAATGGATCCGGTCCCGGTCAGGCATCGAACGCCGTCATTTTGCTGCCACAGGTCAAACCACGTCGGATCTGGCCACCAGGGCCGCCCGCGCCGCATTGGACGACGCCGGGCTCGGCCCGGATGATGTCGATGCCATTGTATTGGCCACATCGACTGCGGATCTGACATTCCCATCGGCTGCGACCATGGTTCAGGCCCAGTTGGGCATGACCCGCGGGTTCGCTTTTGACGTACAGGCGGTCTGCGCCGGTTTTGTCTATGCGCTGACAAATGCCAATGCGCTGATTCTGTCCGGTCAGGCCGATCGGGTCCTTGTGATTGGCGCCGAAACTTTCTCGCGCATCATGGATTGGACGGACCGCTCAACCTGTGTGCTGTTCGGAGATGGCGCAGGCGCGCTGTTGATCGAAGCTCAGGACGCGGCAGGCACCACAGATGATCGCGGGATCCTGTCGACCGATCTGAATTCGGATGGGCGCCACAAGGATCTGCTGTATGTGGATGGGGGTGTGTCGACCAACACGACCGGTCACTTGCGGATGCAAGGCAATCAAGTCTTCCGCCATGCCGTTGAAAAATTGGCGAAAACCGCGGAAACTGCTCTGACCAAAGTCGGGTTGAACAACGCGGATGTGGACTGGATCGTTCCACATCAGGCCAATATTCGAATCATCCAAGGCACCGCTAAGAAGATGGGCCTTCCGATGGATAAGGTGATCGTGACCGTTCAGGATCACGGAAATACTTCGGCTGCTTCCATTCCGCTGGCCCTGTCTGTCGGAAAGCAGAACGGACAAATCAAGCAAAACGATTTGATTGTGACCGAAGCCATCGGTGGCGGGTTGGCCTGGGGGGCTGTTGTGCTGCGGTGGTAA
- the plsX gene encoding phosphate acyltransferase PlsX encodes MTVQPDDTRANAGRIVISVDAMGGDAGPTAVVAGLADSASINPDIGFILHGPEDELRRLVARKKILEGRVDIRHAKDVVTMEDKPSHIMRNGKGTSMWSTLDSVKKGEADGAVSCGNTGALMALSMLRLRKLPGVNRPAIGVLWPSRNPQGFNVMLDVGADVRADARDLLQYALMGASYARNGLELARPRVGLLNVGTEEHKGHAELKEAHRLITDHADAANFEFVGFVEGSDIPGSVADVIVTDGFTGNVAIKTGEGTASLISDLLREAFKYSPLSRLASVLAYTSLQRLKKRIDPRRVNGGVFLGLNGTVVKSHGGADATGVSAAIKLAFTLAQSGFAQRLAARVASTGTLSQDDSQSAQADDKDNK; translated from the coding sequence ATGACGGTTCAGCCCGACGACACACGCGCAAACGCTGGCCGCATCGTTATTTCGGTTGACGCCATGGGCGGAGATGCCGGCCCCACTGCTGTGGTGGCCGGTCTTGCCGATTCTGCCAGCATCAACCCGGACATCGGGTTTATCCTGCACGGTCCCGAAGACGAGCTCCGCCGTTTGGTTGCGCGCAAGAAGATTCTGGAAGGCCGCGTCGATATTCGCCACGCCAAAGACGTTGTCACGATGGAAGACAAGCCCAGCCATATCATGCGCAATGGCAAGGGCACGTCGATGTGGTCGACGCTTGATTCGGTCAAGAAAGGCGAAGCCGACGGTGCCGTCTCTTGTGGCAACACCGGTGCGCTGATGGCCTTGTCCATGCTGCGCCTGCGCAAGCTGCCCGGCGTCAATCGCCCGGCGATTGGCGTTCTCTGGCCGTCACGCAATCCGCAAGGGTTCAACGTGATGCTGGATGTGGGGGCAGATGTCCGTGCCGATGCCCGCGATCTGCTGCAATATGCCCTGATGGGGGCCTCTTATGCCCGCAACGGTCTGGAGCTGGCCCGTCCCCGGGTCGGATTGTTGAACGTCGGCACCGAAGAACACAAAGGCCATGCCGAATTGAAAGAAGCCCACCGGCTGATCACCGATCATGCCGATGCCGCCAATTTCGAATTTGTCGGCTTTGTCGAAGGCAGCGATATTCCCGGCAGTGTCGCGGATGTGATCGTCACCGACGGCTTTACCGGCAACGTTGCGATCAAGACTGGTGAAGGCACCGCCAGCCTGATTTCGGACCTCTTGCGCGAAGCCTTCAAATATTCGCCGCTGTCGCGGCTGGCCTCGGTCTTGGCCTATACCTCGCTGCAGCGACTGAAAAAACGCATTGATCCCAGACGGGTCAATGGCGGTGTGTTTCTGGGCCTGAATGGCACCGTCGTCAAATCCCACGGCGGCGCAGATGCAACCGGCGTCTCCGCAGCGATCAAGTTGGCCTTTACCCTGGCGCAATCCGGTTTTGCACAAAGACTGGCGGCCCGGGTTGCATCCACCGGTACACTCTCTCAAGATGACAGTCAGTCGGCCCAAGCTGACGACAAGGACAATAAATAA
- the rpmF gene encoding 50S ribosomal protein L32 has translation MAVQQNKVSKSRRNNRRAHDALVAANPNECTNCGELKRPHHVCPSCGHYNDKEIVAMTDDIDLDEDAA, from the coding sequence ATGGCTGTCCAACAGAACAAAGTATCCAAGTCGCGCCGCAACAACCGTCGTGCGCACGATGCACTGGTTGCTGCAAACCCGAACGAATGCACCAACTGTGGCGAACTGAAACGTCCGCACCACGTGTGCCCGTCCTGCGGCCATTACAACGACAAAGAGATCGTTGCCATGACCGACGACATCGACCTGGACGAAGACGCGGCGTAA
- a CDS encoding DUF177 domain-containing protein — protein sequence MSHYPALRVADLSQNSPTPFDLTPDSDALSALASELELLDLRKLRFSGEIKAQGKRDWRLKAKLGATVTQPCVVSLDPVTTRIDLWIERTFLSDWDTPEDNEVEMSEDDTIEPLGTEIDVAAIMAESLALNLPVYPRKAGVALGESVHADPGVQPLTDDDVKPFAGLAALKDALNKDK from the coding sequence ATGTCACATTATCCGGCCCTGCGCGTCGCCGACCTGTCGCAAAACAGCCCGACCCCCTTTGATCTGACCCCTGATTCCGACGCTTTGTCGGCGCTGGCCTCTGAACTTGAATTGCTGGATTTGCGCAAATTGCGTTTCTCTGGCGAGATCAAGGCACAGGGAAAACGCGATTGGCGGCTCAAGGCAAAACTGGGGGCAACAGTTACACAGCCTTGCGTGGTCTCGTTGGACCCGGTCACCACACGAATTGACCTGTGGATCGAACGCACGTTCTTGTCGGACTGGGACACACCAGAAGACAACGAAGTCGAAATGAGCGAAGACGACACAATTGAGCCGTTGGGCACAGAGATCGATGTTGCGGCCATCATGGCCGAGTCGCTGGCGCTGAATCTGCCGGTCTATCCCCGCAAGGCCGGCGTCGCCCTGGGCGAATCCGTCCATGCCGACCCCGGGGTCCAGCCATTGACAGATGACGATGTTAAACCCTTTGCGGGTTTGGCGGCCTTGAAGGATGCCCTGAACAAGGATAAGTGA
- the bamE gene encoding outer membrane protein assembly factor BamE — protein MIVNISRLKLVRGAAMAIGLAAVLAGCSASYRNHGYVPSEELLAEVVPGVDTRDSVAETIGAPTSSGVLNDGGYYYVASRVRHYGASKPKVVSRELVAINFDQSGTVSGIERYGLEDGKAIPLERRVTSSSIENKTFLRQLLGNLGRFNPATAIE, from the coding sequence ATGATCGTGAACATTTCAAGGTTGAAACTGGTGCGTGGTGCCGCGATGGCAATCGGGCTCGCTGCTGTGTTGGCCGGATGTAGTGCGAGCTATCGCAACCATGGCTATGTCCCCTCCGAAGAACTTTTGGCCGAAGTGGTCCCCGGTGTCGATACCCGCGACAGCGTTGCCGAAACTATCGGGGCTCCGACGTCATCGGGTGTTCTGAATGATGGCGGGTACTATTATGTCGCGTCGCGCGTGCGCCATTATGGGGCGAGCAAGCCCAAAGTTGTATCGCGCGAATTGGTCGCCATCAATTTCGACCAGTCCGGTACGGTGAGCGGTATCGAACGCTACGGGTTGGAGGACGGCAAAGCCATTCCGCTGGAACGTCGCGTGACCAGTTCGAGTATCGAAAACAAAACCTTCCTGCGTCAGTTGCTGGGCAACCTGGGACGCTTTAACCCCGCAACGGCGATCGAATAA